A window of the Syntrophorhabdaceae bacterium genome harbors these coding sequences:
- a CDS encoding PilZ domain-containing protein — protein sequence MYNVKVTMDTPIEKRREERLSISSINLPFLGSREEDQACFQYIIMDISKSGLKFAIPRWLVNRESLKKGDRINFHLPLNIGKNFYNQGVIVWTAWDDSIDGETCGAILENTTQSPYPVFISLEEASISVSFDDFTFKYNLFCGVMKDTALLKQGVAIYLGHLIPFFSRISMYPQEEYPKLKESFLTDVRDRAIENHARLESLSRTIKDQMKSYSEIPKFVDLEGLRAMIESEIYVEIFRIAFQSESIMPYLNAIKELEKRLYFNYNTIVMLYIHAL from the coding sequence TTGTATAATGTAAAAGTTACTATGGATACCCCGATAGAAAAACGCAGAGAAGAGCGGCTAAGCATCAGTTCGATCAACCTTCCTTTCCTGGGATCAAGGGAAGAAGATCAGGCCTGTTTCCAGTACATTATCATGGACATCAGCAAAAGCGGCCTGAAATTTGCCATTCCACGCTGGCTGGTGAATAGAGAAAGTTTAAAGAAAGGGGATAGGATCAATTTTCATCTGCCCCTGAATATCGGAAAGAACTTCTATAATCAGGGCGTCATAGTATGGACGGCGTGGGATGACTCCATAGATGGGGAGACCTGCGGCGCAATACTCGAGAATACTACACAATCTCCCTATCCTGTTTTTATCTCTCTGGAGGAAGCATCCATATCCGTTTCCTTTGATGATTTTACGTTCAAGTATAATTTGTTTTGCGGGGTAATGAAAGACACCGCGCTCCTGAAACAGGGGGTGGCTATCTATCTGGGGCACCTTATCCCTTTTTTCTCAAGGATCTCCATGTATCCCCAGGAAGAATATCCAAAGCTAAAGGAGTCATTCCTGACAGATGTCCGCGATAGGGCCATAGAAAACCATGCCAGGCTGGAATCTCTTTCCAGGACGATAAAAGACCAGATGAAATCCTATTCAGAAATACCGAAATTTGTTGACCTGGAAGGATTGCGGGCAATGATAGAATCAGAGATCTACGTCGAAATCTTCAGGATTGCCTTCCAGAGCGAGAGCATCATGCCTTACCTTAATGCCATAAAGGAGCTTGAAAAAAGGCTCTACTTCAATTACAACACTATTGTTATGCTCTATATTCACGCCCTGTAA